CCCTAGTCATTGGCTTTCTGGCATTCTGGTTAGTGCCCTACGACATAATCCTTGAGCTCAACGGCATCAGGGGTGAAGGCCTCCTGGGCGCTGGCACCTTTGTCCTCTTGGCATGGAAGCTGAGGAAAATGAAAGCCGGTGAACCCAAGGTTTGAAACCCGTTCATTTTTAAGGGAGTGCTTCTAAAACCTGATGGGGGGATTAATATGCACGAGTGGGCACTCGCCGATGGAATAGTTAGGACAGCCCTGGATTACGCGGAGAAGGAAGGGGCAACAAAGCTCCTCGCAATAAGAGTCGTCCTCGGAGAGCTTCAGGACGTCAACGCCGAAATAGTCGAGTTCGCAATGAAGGAGCTCCTAAAGGGGACGATAGGTGAAGGGGCAGAAATAGAGTTCGTCGAGGAGGAAGCCCTTTTTAAGTGCCGCGACTGCGGCCACGAGTGGAAGCTGGAGGAGGTCAAGGGGAACTTTGACGAGCGCATAAAGGAGGACATACACTTTATCCCGGAGGTCGTTCACGCGTTTTTAGCGTGCCCGAAGTGCGGCAGCAGGGACTTCGAGGTCGTTCAGGGCAGGGGAGTTTACATAAGCGGCATAAAGATTGAGAAGGAGGGGGAGGCATGATCGTTGACCCGCGCGTCAAGGGCATCGAGGGAAGGCTTGAGAAGGTGAAGCGCATAATCCCCGTCGTCAGCGGGAAGGGCGGTGTAGGAAAGTCCCTTGTCTCCACCACGCTGGCCCTCGTCCTGGCGGAGAAGGGTTACAAGGTTGGACTGCTTGACCTCGACTTTCACGGCGCGAGCGACCACGTGATTCTGGGCTTTGAGCCGAAGGAGTTCCCCGAGGAGGAGTACGGCGTAATCCCGCCGACAGTTCACGGGATAAAGTTCATGAGCATCGTCTACTACTCCGAGGACAAGCCGACGCCCATGAGGGGCATGGAGATAAGCGACGCCCTCATAGAGCTCCTCGCCATAACCCGGTGGGACGAGCTGGATTACCTGATCATAGACATGCCACCCGGACTCGGCGACCAGTTCCTCGACGTGCTGAGGTTCCTCAAGAGGGGCGAGTTTCTGGTCGTTGTAACGCCGTCAAAGCTCTCCATGAACGTCGTTGAGAAACTTCTGACCCTGCTCAAGGAGAGGGGGCACAGAATCCTCGGAATCGTCGAGAACCTCAAGCTGGACGAGGCGAGGGACATAGAGGAGCTGGCGAAGAGGTTCGACGTGCCCTACTTAACCGGTATACCGCTGTACAGAGACCTGGAGGACAAGATAGGAAAGCCGGAGGAGCTGTTGAGGACGGATTTTGCGGA
This genomic interval from Thermococcus sp. contains the following:
- the hypA gene encoding hydrogenase nickel incorporation protein HypA — encoded protein: MHEWALADGIVRTALDYAEKEGATKLLAIRVVLGELQDVNAEIVEFAMKELLKGTIGEGAEIEFVEEEALFKCRDCGHEWKLEEVKGNFDERIKEDIHFIPEVVHAFLACPKCGSRDFEVVQGRGVYISGIKIEKEGEA
- a CDS encoding ATP-binding protein, with product MVDPRVKGIEGRLEKVKRIIPVVSGKGGVGKSLVSTTLALVLAEKGYKVGLLDLDFHGASDHVILGFEPKEFPEEEYGVIPPTVHGIKFMSIVYYSEDKPTPMRGMEISDALIELLAITRWDELDYLIIDMPPGLGDQFLDVLRFLKRGEFLVVVTPSKLSMNVVEKLLTLLKERGHRILGIVENLKLDEARDIEELAKRFDVPYLTGIPLYRDLEDKIGKPEELLRTDFAEKIREAAEKI